A genomic segment from Cricetulus griseus strain 17A/GY chromosome 8, alternate assembly CriGri-PICRH-1.0, whole genome shotgun sequence encodes:
- the Asic3 gene encoding acid-sensing ion channel 3 isoform X1 has translation MKPPSGLEEARQRQRQASDIRVFASSCTMHGLGHVFGPGGLTLRRGLWATAVLLSLAAFLYQVAERVRYYGEFHHKTTLDERESHQLTFPAVTLCNINPLRRSRLTPNDLHWAGTALLGLDPAEHAAYLRALGQPPAPPGFMPSPTFDMAQLYARAGHSLEDMLLDCRYRGQPCGPENFTVIFTRMGQCYTFNSGAYGAELLTTPKGGAGNGLEIMLDVQQEEYLPIWKDMEETPFEVGIRVQIHSQEEPPAIDQLGFGAAPGHQTFVSCQQQQLSFLPPPWGDCNTASVDPDFDTEPSDPLGSPNLSPSPPYSLIGCRLACETRYVARKCGCRMMHMPGNSPVCSPQQYKDCASPALDAMLRKDTCVCPNPCATTRYAKELSMVRIPSRASARYLAQKYNRSETYIAENVLVLDIFFEALNYEAVEQKAAYEVSELLGDIGGQMGLFIGASLLTILEILDYLCEVFQDRVLGYFWNRRSSQRHSGSTLLQEGLDGHRTHVPHLSLGPRPPTPPSAVTKTLSASHRTCYLVTRL, from the exons ATGAAACCCCCCTCAGGACTGGAGGAGGCCCGGCAGCGGCAGCGGCAGGCCTCAGACATCCGAGTGTTCGCCAGCAGCTGCACAATGCACGGTCTGGGCCACGTCTTTGGCCCTGGAGGCCTGACCCTGCGCCGTGGGCTTTGGGCTACGGCTGTGCTCCTGTCGCTGGCTGCCTTCCTCTACCAGGTGGCTGAGCGGGTGCGCTACTATGGGGAGTTCCACCATAAGACCACCCTAGATGAGCGTGAGAGCCACCAGCTCACCTTCCCAGCTGTCACTCTGTGTAATATCAATCCATTGCGCCGCTCACGCCTCACACCCAATGACTTGCATTGGGCTGGGACAGCGCTGCTGGGCCTGGACCCTGCTGAGCATGCTGCCTACCTTCGTGCCCTGGGCCAGCCCCCCGCGCCACCTGGCTTCATGCCCAGTCCCACCTTCGACATGGCACAACTCTACGCCAGAGCCGGCCACTCCCTTGAGGACATGTTGCTGGACTGCCGCTATCGTGGCCAACCCTGTGGGCCTGAGAACTTCACAGTG ATCTTCACTCGAATGGGCCAGTGCTACACCTTCAACTCCGGTGCGTACGGGGCAGAGCTGCTCACCACTCCAAAGGGTGGTGCCGGCAATGGGTTGGAGATTATGTTGGATGTACAGCAGGAGGAGTATCTACCCATCTGGAAGGACATGG AAGAGACCCCGTTCGAGGTGGGGATCCGAGTGCAGATCCACAGCCAGGAGGAACCCCCTGCCATTGACCAGCTGGGCTTCGGGGCAGCCCCGGGCCACCAGACTTTTGTGTCCTGCCAGCAGCAGCAA CTGAGCTTCCTGCCACCACCCTGGGGTGACTGCAATACTGCATCTGTAGATCCCGACTTTGATACTGAACCCTCTGATCCCCTGGGTTCTCCTAACCTCAGCCCCAGCCCTCCTTATAGTTTGATAGGGTGTCGCCTGGCCTGTGAGACCCGCTATGTGGCTCGGAAATGTGGGTGTCGGATGATGCATATGCCTG GAAACTCGCCCGTGTGCAGCCCCCAGCAGTACAAGGACTGTGCCAGCCCAGCCCTGG ACGCCATGCTGCGAAAGGACACGTGTGTCTGTCCCAATCCGTGCGCCACCACGCGCTATGCCAAGGAGCTCTCCATGGTGCGGATTCCCAGCCGCGCTTCAGCTCGCTACTTGGCCCAGAAATACAACCGCAGCGAGACCTACATCGC GGAGAACGTACTGGTTCTGGACATCTTCTTTGAGGCCCTCAACTATGAGGCAGTGGAGCAGAAGGCAGCCTACGAAGTGTCGGAGCTGCTGG GAGACATTGGGGGACAGATGGGACTCTTTATTGGAGCTAGCCTACTTACCATCCTGGAGATACTTGACTACCTCTGTGAG gttttccaagacagagtccTGGGGTATTTCTGGAACAGAAGGAGCTCTCAAAGGCACTCTGGCAGTACTCTG CTTCAGGAAGGGCTGGATGGCCATCGAACACATGTTCCTCACCTCAGTCTGGGCCCCAG GCCTCCGACCCCTCCAAGTGCTGTCACCAAGACACTATCTGCTTCCCACCGAACCTGTTACCTCGTCACAAGGCTCTAG
- the Abcb8 gene encoding mitochondrial potassium channel ATP-binding subunit, with product MLVHLFRVGIRGSPFPGWSLQSLRSQTFSAARSSDDRLGSSFLQAVAQLRSQLRAHLPASRRSPSAWCWVGGTLVVPAVLWQHPRLCLVARCEAQGPSPPHPTPSALELRFNWKLFWHFLHPHLLALGVAIVLALGAALVNVQIPLLLGQLVEIVAKYMRDRVGNFMSESHRLSTQLLLLYGVQGLMTFGYLVLLSHIGERMAMDMRKALFSSLLRQDIAFFDAKKTGQLVSRLTTDVQEFKSSFKLVISQGLRSCTQVIGSLVSLSMLSPRLTLLLAVATPALMGVGTLMGSGLRKLSRQCQEQIARATGVADEALGNVRTVRAFAMEQREEERYQEELESCCCKAEELGRGIALFQGLSNIAFNCMVLGTLFIGGSLVAGQQLKGGDLMSFLVASQTVQRSMASLSVLFGQVVRGLSAGARVFEYMALSPCIPLTGGCCIPSKDLRGSITFQNVSFSYPCRPGFEVLKDFTLTLPPGKIVALVGQSGGGKTTVASLLERFYDPTAGMVTLDGHDLRTLNPSWLRGQVIGFISQEPVLFGTTIMENIRFGKLEASDEEVYTAAREANAHEFICSFPEGYNTVVGERGTALSGGQKQRLAIARALIKQPTVLILDEATSALDAESERVVQEALDRASAGRTVLIIAHRLSTVRAAHCIVVMANGQVCETGTHKELLKKGGLYAELIRRQALDAPLTSAPPAEKPKDTRSHQWKA from the exons ATGTTGGTGCACTTATTTCGGGTCGGAATTCGGGGTAGTCCGTTTCCAGGCTGGTCGCTGCAATCCCTGCGCTCCCAGACGTTCTCGGCCGCCAG GTCCTCAGATGACCGGCTCGGCTCAAGCTTCCTCCAGGCGGTGGCCCAGCTGCGATCACAGCTCCGGGCTCACCTACCAGCTTCCCGCCGGAGTCCCTCTGCCTGGTGTTGGGTTGGGGGGACCTTGGTAGTTCCTGCAGTGCTGTGGCAGCACCCCCGCCTCTGCCTTGTAGCACGATGTGAAGCCCAAGGGccctctcctcctcaccccacACCCAGTGCCCTGGAGCTTCGATTTAACTGGAAGCTGTTCTGGCATTTCCTTCACCCCCACCTGCTGGCCCTGGGGGTAGCCATTGTG CTGGCCTTGGGTGCAGCACTAGTGAACGTgcagatccccctgcttctgggCCAGCTGGTGGAGATCGTGGCCAAGTACATGAGGGACCGCGTGGGGAATTTCATGTCTGAGTCTCATAGGCTCAGTACACAGCTGCTTCTTCTCTACGGTGTTCAG GGATTGATGACCTTTGGATACCTAGTGCTGCTGTCCCACATTGGTGAGCGCATGGCCATGGACATGCGGAAAGCCCTCTTCAGCTCCCTGCTCCG GCAAGACATTGCTTTTTTTGATGCCAAAAAGACAGGGCAGCTAGTGAGCCGCTTGACTACCGATGTACAAGAATTCAAGTCATCCTTCAAGCTTGTCATTTCCCAG GGACTGCGCAGCTGCACACAGGTGATTGGTAGTCTGGTGTCCCTGTCTATGCTGTCCCCACGCCTCACGCTGCTGCTGGCTGTCGCCACACCTGCCCTCATGGGAGTGGGCACCCTGATGGGCTCAGGTCTCCGAAAGTTGTCTCGCCAGTGTCAGGAGCAG ATTGCCAGGGCAACAGGAGTAGCAGACGAGGCCCTAGGCAATGTTCGGACGGTGCGGGCCTTTGCTATggagcagagggaagagga ACGCTATCAAGAAGAGCTGGAATCATGCTGCTGCAAGGCAGAAGAGCTGGGCAGAGGCATCGCCTTGTTCCAAGGGCTCTCCAACATCGCTTTCAACT GTATGGTCTTGGGCACCCTATTCATCGGGGGCTCCCTTGTGGCTGGACAGCAGCTGAAAGGGGGAGACCTCATGTCCTTCCTGGTGGCTTCCCAGACGGTACAAAG GTCTATGGCCAGCCTCTCTGTCCTGTTTGGTCAG GTGGTCCGTGGACTGAGTGCAGGTGCCCGTGTCTTTGAGTACATGGCCCTGAGCCCCTGCATCCCATTGACAGGCGGCTGCTGCATCCCTAGCAAGGACCTTCGTGGCTCCATCACCTTCCAAAATGTCAGCTTCAG CTACCCCTGCCGCCCTGGCTTCGAGGTGCTGAAGGACTTCACCCTGACACTGCCACCTGGCAAGATTGTGGCCCTTGTGGGCCAGTCTGGGGGAG GAAAGACCACGGTGGCTTCCCTGCTGGAACGCTTCTATGACCCCACAGCTGGCATGGTGACATTGGATGGGCATGACCTGCGCACTCTCAACCCCTCCTGGCTCCGGGGCCAGGTCATAGGTTTCATCAGCCAG GAGCCAGTCCTATTTGGAACAACCATCATGGAGAATATCCGATTCGGGAAACTGGAAGCTTCTGATGAAGAGGTGTATACAGCTGCCCGAGAAGCCAATGCCCATGAGTTCATCTGCAGCTTCCCTGAGGGCTACAATACCGTGGTTG GTGAACGGGGCACAGCCTTGTCCGGTGGCCAGAAGCAGCGCCTAGCCATCGCACGTGCCCTCATCAAGCAGCCCACAGTGTTGATCCTGGATGAGGCCACCAGTGCACTAGATGCAGAGTCTGAGAGGGTAGTACAGGAGGCACTGGACAGGGCCAGCGCTGGTCGCACCGTGTTAATCATTGCCCACCGGCTCAGTACTGTCCGAGCAGCCCACTGCATCGTCGTCATGGCCAATGGCCAAGTCTGTGAG ACTGGGACCCACAAAGAACTCCTTAAAAAAGGTGGGCTGTATGCAGAGCTTATCCGGAGACAAGCCCTGGATGCCCCACTGACTTCGGCCCCACCTGCAGAGAAGCCTAAAGACACCAGGAGCCACCAGTGGAAAGCCTGA